In one window of Bos mutus isolate GX-2022 chromosome 13, NWIPB_WYAK_1.1, whole genome shotgun sequence DNA:
- the LOC102281153 gene encoding thyrotropin-releasing hormone receptor-like encodes MEKPAEHSDSANSSVPGFMPRPPLTVQAVTLTLVPLVCAVGVVGNAMVVLVVVRSRHMVTSTNCYLVSLATADLLVLLAAGVAAVTEAASARVWIFGHAGCLGITYLQYVGINASTGSITAFTMERYLAICRPLSAQALCTAARAKRIAALVWLGTGAYCVLWLFLVDTRETAYADGVQVQCGYRVSRSLYLPVYFLDFTLFYALPLGLATVCYALIARVLFAGPLPPGDPGRSGSVHQGGPAGQGRLSSNGRRGAFHSRKQITKMLAVVVVLFALLWLPYRALVVVNSFLSPSYLNLGFLLFCRLCIYVNSAINPIVYALMSQRFREAFHGLFQCHVARPKPPPQEASPVYNRVIRDCSQGRLGS; translated from the exons ATGGAGAAGCCCGCCGAGCACTCTGACAGCGCAAACTCCTCGGTTCCGGGCTTCATGCCCCGCCCCCCACTGACTGTCCAGGCAGTGACCTTGACCCTGGTGCCCCTCGTGTGCGCCGTGGGTGTGGTGGGCAACGCCATGGTGGTCCTGGTGGTGGTCCGGAGCCGCCACATGGTCACGTCCACCAACTGTTACCTGGTGAGCCTGGCCACCGCGGACCTGCTGGTGCTCCTGGCGGCTGGAGTGGCCGCTGTGACCGAGGCGGCCTCCGCCCGGGTTTGGATCTTCGGCCACGCCGGCTGCCTGGGCATCACCTACCTGCAGTACGTGGGCATCAACGCGTCCACGGGCTCCATCACCGCGTTCACAATGGAGCGCTACCTCGCCATCTGCCGCCCTCTGAGCGCCCAGGCTCTGTGTACGGCGGCGCGCGCCAAGCGCATCGCGGCGCTGGTATGGCTGGGCACCGGCGCCTACTGTGTGCTCTGGCTCTTCCTGGTGGACACGCGCGAGACCGCGTACGCCGACGGCGTGCAGGTGCAGTGCGGCTACCGCGTGTCGCGCTCTCTTTACCTGCCTGTCTACTTCCTGGACTTCACGCTCTTCTACGCGCTGCCCCTCGGCTTGGCCACCGTGTGCTACGCGCTAATAGCGCGCGTCCTCTTCGCGGGGCCGCTGCCTCCTGGCGACCCCGGACGGTCGGGCTCCGTGCACCAGGGCGGCCCCGCTGGCCAAGGGCGCTTGTCTTCTAACGGCAGGAGGGGTGCCTTCCATTCCCGGAAGCAG ATCACCAAGATGCTGGCTGTTGTGGTGGTCCTTTTCGCTCTGCTGTGGCTGCCCTACCGCGCCCTGGTGGTGGTGAATTCCTTCCTGAGCCCGTCCTACCTCAACCTCGGCTTCCTTCTCTTCTGCCGCCTTTGCATCTACGTGAACAGCGCCATCAACCCCATCGTCTATGCCCTCATGTCCCAGCGTTTCCGGGAGGCCTTCCATGGACTGTTTCAGTGCCACGTGGCCCGGCCCAAGCCCCCGCCCCAGGAGGCCAGCCCTGTTTACAACAGGGTCATCAGAGACTGTTCCCAGGGCAGACTGGGCTCTTAG